From a single Acinetobacter sp. TGL-Y2 genomic region:
- a CDS encoding replication initiation protein — protein MKDETRIVEPAITEYLLGDQSTDFMIKNNLFVSIEEFREDEKNIIGPLSSTDTQILTTTFLMAHELNESRVHYDAETVFKIDLDKFCKLWKIEISDDDKKLGLIYHNIKNSLSRLQSRIFRYLDLESNAPVQSSYFAYIEYGNKTIKFGFPKPFIQYLKKMDKFTWYYLENIIKLGSDSKQYAISSYAVTLYENLQKEKNFAPIEDGKKIIIFGNSKLRKLFGIINGYERNIDFKNKVLLPSLKLIEKHTQLKVTLQGIKEGKEITKYRFICEFPERDLDFAYAVSKKKSERPLLTAQQRKKFSKLLTDHVGFRSIYIKENELNKDFMIRVEKKLMDKLTVIEYWPFLKAVGCRSKKIENLVTGEVIKQDVTPDLKF, from the coding sequence GTGAAGGACGAAACACGAATTGTCGAACCAGCTATAACAGAATACTTATTGGGTGATCAAAGCACCGATTTCATGATTAAAAACAATCTATTCGTATCCATTGAAGAATTCAGGGAAGATGAAAAAAATATAATTGGGCCTTTAAGCTCTACTGATACTCAGATTTTGACAACTACTTTCTTAATGGCTCATGAACTCAATGAAAGTAGAGTCCATTATGATGCAGAGACAGTCTTTAAAATTGATCTTGATAAGTTTTGCAAACTCTGGAAAATCGAAATTAGTGATGATGATAAAAAGTTAGGACTAATCTATCACAACATAAAAAATTCTCTTAGCCGGCTCCAAAGCAGAATCTTCCGTTACCTTGATCTAGAATCAAATGCACCAGTTCAATCAAGTTACTTCGCTTATATCGAATATGGTAATAAAACAATAAAATTTGGATTTCCAAAACCTTTCATTCAGTACCTAAAAAAAATGGATAAGTTCACTTGGTACTATCTGGAAAATATTATTAAGCTTGGTAGTGACTCTAAGCAGTATGCCATCAGCTCTTATGCTGTGACACTTTACGAGAATCTACAAAAAGAAAAAAACTTTGCCCCGATTGAAGATGGGAAAAAGATCATCATCTTTGGTAATTCTAAACTTCGAAAATTATTTGGTATAATCAACGGCTATGAACGAAACATAGATTTTAAAAATAAAGTTTTATTACCGTCTCTTAAGTTAATTGAAAAGCATACTCAGCTTAAAGTTACGCTACAAGGAATTAAGGAAGGGAAGGAGATCACAAAGTATCGTTTTATATGTGAATTCCCTGAACGTGATTTAGACTTTGCCTATGCTGTTTCAAAGAAAAAAAGTGAACGACCATTATTGACAGCGCAACAAAGAAAGAAATTTTCAAAGTTATTGACTGATCATGTTGGTTTTCGCTCTATTTACATAAAAGAGAATGAATTAAATAAAGACTTTATGATCAGGGTTGAAAAGAAGTTAATGGATAAGCTAACAGTAATTGAATACTGGCCTTTTCTAAAAGCTGTTGGCTGCAGAAGTAAAAAGATTGAGAACCTTGTTACAGGCGAAGTTATTAAGCAAGATGTTACCCCAGATTTAAAATTTTAA
- a CDS encoding replication initiation protein, protein MAQKSTDSGSKKILKKVVHAHDEVATLNTMTYSSYNLELSLEKLMFCAMTVIHKFEMDKNTAFSPTDKIEITADNFFNLVYGGEFEGALTKEQLKDKASKMLSLRRTMLNAYNRFEASPIMLVHKADSDFPVKVPMINSLHYDNGKKIFSIEFHAAFYDFFYKLNEQDKKASFNKHELKQILRMNSYYSLRLYRIFNSECWRTNELTMTYDSLRKIFQKENQYKQHAHLKDRLIIPAIEEINTLTDLHVEYEFVKTNGLIYDAVTFKLKRNRKYISHKMVKALEKMKISYLSEGKSWSDDLSHFKVEDREKHFTAPTKLSTKQIGFLISSPVFMNDYGHFLGNFDLATGKVIMKALLENSLDKINEFRKLDLDWYFALSHANQNGNEEDLEEDDNLENTD, encoded by the coding sequence ATGGCTCAAAAATCAACAGACTCAGGAAGTAAAAAAATATTAAAAAAAGTTGTTCACGCACATGATGAAGTTGCAACTTTAAACACAATGACTTACTCAAGCTATAACTTAGAATTAAGCCTTGAAAAGTTAATGTTCTGCGCAATGACGGTTATACATAAATTTGAAATGGATAAAAATACCGCGTTCAGTCCGACTGACAAAATTGAAATCACTGCAGATAACTTTTTTAATTTAGTGTACGGCGGTGAGTTTGAAGGTGCTCTTACAAAGGAGCAGTTGAAAGATAAAGCTTCAAAAATGTTATCACTTAGAAGAACTATGCTGAATGCCTATAATCGCTTTGAGGCCAGCCCTATTATGTTGGTGCATAAAGCAGATAGTGACTTTCCTGTAAAAGTTCCAATGATTAATAGTCTTCACTATGACAATGGGAAAAAAATATTTAGTATTGAATTTCATGCAGCGTTTTATGATTTTTTTTACAAGTTAAATGAACAGGATAAGAAAGCATCCTTTAATAAGCATGAGTTAAAACAGATTCTTAGAATGAATAGTTATTACTCACTTCGATTGTATCGTATCTTTAATAGTGAATGTTGGAGAACAAACGAATTAACAATGACTTATGATTCCTTGAGGAAGATTTTTCAGAAGGAGAATCAATATAAGCAACATGCTCATTTAAAAGATCGTTTGATTATTCCTGCTATAGAAGAAATTAATACTTTGACAGACCTTCACGTTGAATATGAATTTGTGAAAACTAATGGTCTTATTTATGACGCTGTTACTTTTAAACTTAAACGTAATAGAAAGTATATAAGTCATAAAATGGTGAAAGCATTAGAGAAGATGAAGATATCTTATTTGAGTGAGGGTAAAAGTTGGTCTGATGATCTCTCACACTTTAAAGTTGAGGATAGAGAGAAGCATTTTACGGCCCCAACGAAATTATCCACTAAGCAAATTGGATTTCTTATATCATCACCTGTTTTTATGAATGATTACGGTCATTTTTTAGGGAACTTCGACCTTGCGACTGGTAAGGTTATTATGAAAGCGCTATTAGAAAATAGCCTTGATAAAATAAATGAATTTAGAAAGTTGGATTTGGATTGGTATTTTGCATTGTCACACGCAAATCAGAATGGAAATGAAGAAGATTTGGAGGAAGATGACAATCTTGAAAACACTGATTGA